GTGCAGCTGTGCCGGGCAGACCAGGTGCCGTCTCTCCCACTGACTGAGCGCTCCTGCTgccccccagggctcctgcttTTGAATCTTTCCGGCCACCAAGATGTTGTGAGAGATCTGAGCTTCACACCCAGCGGCAGTTTGATTTTGGTCTCTGCGTCTCGGGACAAGACTCTGCGCATCTGGGACCTGAATAAGCATGGTATGGAGGGGATGAACTCCCGGGGACTCCTAAAATACCGTTTGCTCCTTTCCCTGTGTCATTTTTACCCAGAGTAGTGTTTCTCcatctttttttctattcttgtTTCTTTAGGAGCCTTTTCCgacaattttttcttaatcattCCCCCTCATCCCTTGAAGATTTTAATTCTGTATATCTATCTGTTGATTGAATACATATTTATACACTGTAAGGAAAaaactgagatttttttaaaccaatagaACCAGTTTTTGCCACTGTTGATCTCACCTTTATTGAAAATGCCGTGATGGAGAATACCTTTCCCACCATGGCATCGCTGACATTTTGGGCCGCGTAATTCTTGGTTATGGGCTCTACCCTGTAGATGCCAGCAGCACCCTCTGCAGTCTGACAACCACAGTGTGTGCAGACATTGCCAGTGTCCACGTGGAGGGCAGTCTCCCCagtgagaaccgctgacctagaggaaGTCATCCTCCCGGGCACTTCCTGTTAGAAGTAAAGTTTCTTTGTGAAGTAGAGTCGAGGTCTAGAAGAATTCTCTCAGGCTCAAGGGGGTCGGCTTTTACGCAGTTCTGCCTGGAACAGAATTATAGAGGAGCAGCCCAGTGAAGAATTCCGCGCGTCTCTGGTGTTGATCCTCGAACTGGAAGGTGACACCGGGAAGGGGAATTCGTTAACAGGTCATTCCTCTCCCACCTGGGTGGGCACGcggaggctggagggaggtgggaagaggaaaTGGTGGTGCGGGCAGTTCATGAAGAGACACACTCATCCCTGATGATGCAAAGGCACCGCACTCTTGCCGGAGCCATGGCTGTTCTCTAAACCATGAGAGGGGCCTGTCTGTTTCCCTCTTAGAAACAAGTCCAGTAATTTGTCAGAACAGCTGAGGAGGAGGTGCATgcagtttcctcacctgagggCCCCTCGTCACTAAGAGACCTCTGTCCAGTTCCTCCCGTGACGGTGGGGCTCGTAGTCATACCATCCAAGCTAGGCCTGCTGACCGAGGGTTATTCAGAGGCAGTGCCACCGTGGAAGGCAGGTTCTGGAAGTGGCTTTGAAAATCACTTGGTGGTTGGGAAGCTGCGGGTGACAGAGTGGGCAGAATCACTAGACCAATTATTAGGGCTTTTCAAAGAGGAGGGGAATAAGACAGTGTTCCCAGGTATTGGGCCCTGCCCTACCTGACGTGCCTTAATTTATTCAACACTCACGACGACCTCAGGGCAGGTGTACTGTTCTTGTTTGATAGCTGGAGAAACCATGACTGActcttaaaaatttatatttatccaCATATACCCATAAATTTATAAATGTccatatatattcttaaaataaaaaatatatattttaaagaataaaatagcatatatgtttattttttattttattttattttatttttttcctgccctggttggggcttttcagtggttagagcgtcggcccaagTACTGGagggtcttaggtttgattcctggtcatggtcACATACTTGGGTGTGGGTTTGCtctctgcccctgattgggggtcggggtgcatgtgagaggcaaccagttcatgtgactctctcacatcaatgtttctctttttcccccatcctcttttccttccactctctctgaaaagcaatggaaaaaatatcctcaggtgaggattaacaaaacaaaaatattttaaaagttttttcccttttcttttagcTTGATTCCCACCCACGCCAGCCTTGCCATCTAATTCTCCCTTAGGTTGAATTCCTCCATAATCCCCTGTAATCTCGTGTAGCCCATGCTAAGAGTCTTCCATATTTCTTTCCATAAGAATGGAATCAtagtctttatatttttttcctgaatcttGTTTTTTCATTAAAGATACTCCATGGGAAATCTAGATTCTTAATTTAATATGAATTAACAGGGTGGATCCACCTGTTACACTCTCTATGCACTCATTTCCCTATGGATGggcattttgttttttacaaaaacTGAAACCTGGAGAGGTTGGTGAGTGATTCAGGATTGTGTGCTAAATGGACAGTGGAGCCAGAGTTCAAGCCCAAGTTCGCTTGACTCCAGAACACGTGGCCCTAGTAACTGCACCATTGCTCATCCAgacacctgggggggggggggcgcgagggggagggtgtggggtgggaacctCGTGGCGAGGGGAAACCATTACAGAGAGAAGTGAAGATACACACTCTCAAATTCGGAAGGATGCTTCTAAGTATAATTGAGGTGGTTGGGGGACTGGAGAAGAATGTTCTTTGCTATCAAAGGGATCTATCGAACCTGATCTGTCTACACCGTTTATCCTGATGATCCTGTGGAATTTGGTGAAGCAGTGGGCAGTGATTTCCCTTGGGTGTTAGAATATCATATTAATAGATTTCAGGTATTTAAATGGCAGGTTTTGTCATATTGCTTTCTCTGCATTAAAAAGTGGGCGGTGGCACTCAGTTGCTAGAGAACTGGGTGGGTGGCCCATCACTACCCTCAGTCTTCCTGCTTCGTGGTTTGAGACCGCTCACTGTCTGCCCCTTTGTCTGCCAGGTAAACAGATTCAGGTGTTGTCGGGCCATCTGCAGTGGGTTTACTGCTGCTCCATCTCCCCGGACTGCAGCATGCTTTGCTCTGCAGCTGGAGAGAAGTCGGTAAGTCTCACACATCAGGTGTTATTTCCTCTGTTGTGTTGGTTCGGCAAGCCCTGGAGGTGTTGTAGCCGCCTTGTGTGTGAGAGGGTAAGTAAGCCAAGCGTCTCAAaccctgcctcctgcatccctccctttTGATTTGCACTTCGACATGAGCCAAAAGAGGAGGTTAAGTTTACGTAGATCGCTATCTTCATTGGAGGCCTGTTTGTCTTGACAAATGGGAAAGgggtgctttttaaatttcttttcccTGTAGAGAGTCTACGATTTCAAAAGTTGCAACCCATGTATGGATCCAGATTTCCTTTGAACCATCTAGTTTATAGCTACCTAATTAGGCTTTTCATTTCAGATCATAAAATGTACAGCTACTTATTGAACTTTGCCCTGACATCCTGTCtgctatttttaaagaagtattagAAACCCAAGAATACTTTGGGAACAGTTTTGCATGGAGCTGTGTGCTGTGGCTGACTTGGGAAAGTTAATGCACTGTTTGGTGCAGCCCAGGTGGTTAGTCATTCATTGGAGGTTTGGAACTATGTGAAAGTGAGAGTTttcttaaaggaaagaaaataaaagcctatTTGTAAGACTCTCAGGAATGTTGAAGGTGATGAGCTGTGTCCGAGGTGCAGGGTGGGGCAGAGCTCCATGGCTCTGAAGCACACGGTGTGAAATGCCACGGCCGATTCGGGTGTTGGTAGCCCCGGAGTTCACTCTGACCCCTTTTTTGGTATTAAATGAAGGGACAAGCTAGCATGTGGCTTAGGTCTGCATCCACACATACTGCGTGCTTGCAAACAGCGCTCAAAAGCAGAACTCGGAAGCTTCTACTGACCCATGTTAGCTGGCAATCTTCCTGAGGTTGGCCCTGTTTGCTCCTCCTTGagcatgtccattggttaggcacCACGAGAATGCGGACTGTTACTTTATTTAAGCCTATGATACACTTTAGAAGAGCTGTAGAAGCAAGGGTGGGATGTGGCTTCCTCTGGCCGTGGGGCCTGAAGTGGGCACTGCTCACATTGTAAATAGTATGTTTCCGCCCCTAACCAGGCCCCTGTCGCTTTCCACAGGTCTTCCTCTGGAGCATGCGGTCCTACACATTAATCCGGAAGCTAGAGGGCCACCAGAGCAGTGTTGTCTCTTGTGACTTCTCCCCTGACTCTGCCTTGCTTGTCACGGCTTCTTACGACACCAACGTGATCATGTGGGACCCTTACACTGGCGAGAGGCTGAGGTCACTCCAGTAAGGACCCGCATCCCTGCTTACGGCTTCCTTGTGGGGTGACTGAGAAACCTGTGTTGGATGAGACATGTCCCTTTTAGAGTCGGGGCATGGGAGGGGCATCCTGGGTAAAAGACACGATGGGTTCAGTGCTTATTCTGAGGCTGGTGTACAGTAATGCTTTCTTGTCAATTAAGTTCTCAAATTAGACCCAAGTGCCTTCAACCTTCCTGCTAAGTGAGACTTGACTTCTTTGGATTCAGCATTAAGAAACCTCAAAGTgactcttttttttccatttactaaTAACTGTAGTAACAAGTTCAGAACGATCCTTTTATCGAAACTGCTATTTCCATAATGAATTTTCATGTTTGCACAACTTTGgtctatttttctcctttatctcTGTTGTTTTGTGAAGCGAATAATAGGTAGTCCTATAATTATCATGTATCTGAGCATAAAAAAGACTTTCAGTTTGTACCGTGGCATTCAAGTGAGGGCTGACCTACTTTGCATAAAGAAACTAGCACAGGGAGTGTTAGCAACCTTCGGCCCCCTCTGTAAGACACTGGGAGCCTTAGTAAATGCACTTTTCTCCAGTCTTCTTTTCTAGTCCGCAAGTCCCAAGGTTTTCCATATGGGGTACAAGATGCGTCCTGAGCCTTTTCATAGCCAGGTAGTTTGGCCTCCTGCCTGGGGGTGAAGGTGAAGGGTGAGGGGTGGCCATCACTCCTTACTGTCCTGTTTCTTTCTCCTCAGCCACGCCCAGCTCGAACCCCCCATGGATGACAGCGATGTCCACATTAGCTCCCTGAGATCTGTGTGCTTCTCTCCAGAAGGCTTGTACCTCGCCACTGTGGCGGATGACAGGTAACAAGAGGCTCTCTGTATGTGGCCACGGAGCAGGCGCTCGCACGTCACTGTGGCGTCTGGCCCCAGGTTTGCTAATGTGCAAACATGCTTTTCCTTCTCATCCAGACTCCTCAGGATCTGGGCTCTGGAACTGAAAACTCCAATTGCATTTGCTCCCATGACCAATGGTCTTTGCTGCACATTTTTCCCACACGGTGGAGTTATTGCCACAGGGTAAGTATCTGAGCTGAACCAGATGGGCAGCCATTTCTGCTGCGTGTGCCATGGAgctttttaaggaaagaaagcaTTTAGTTTTCCTGCCTGCAAGGAAGGCTTTAAGGAAATGCAAGATTACATAAAACTCTAATATCCTATTCTGCCACTATAGGTTGtcatttattcttaatatttaatCCAAGTATCATTGAAGAGTTACAATTCATGACAGCTTATGGAGCAAGCCGCGAGGACGCATCCACTAAGATGATGCAGAGCTTCTATGGAAACCCTTCCTGCAGAGACCACCTCTCAGGGACCATCTATAACTCAGGAGGTGGCGTCCTCCCTCCTGTGGCCTCAGTGTGATTTAGAAAGGGCTGTGCTGGCAGAGAGCACTTGGTGTCAGAGGTGTCTAGAGTCTTACAATCCTCTTAGCAGCCTTAATTATTCAGCACCACAGCTTTTACACCCATTTCAGCAGCCAGGGTTACATTTCACTCTCCCGAGTCTCCTGCTAGTGCAAGTCGGAGTAGAGACATCAGTGTCCGTCACAATGGAAACAGGTATTTCCAAGGTCTGTCTTAATGCATTGGTTTCCATTTTGTTTCAGGACAAGGGATGGTCACGTCCAGTTCTGGACAGCTCCCCGGGTCCTGTCATCACTGAAGCACTTATGCCGGAAAGCCCTCCGAAGTTTCCTCACCACCTACCAAGTGCTGGCACTGCCAATCCCCAAGAAAATGAAAGAGTTCCTCACGTACAGGACTTTGTAAGCAGCGCCACACGATCTCGTGTGTTTTCTCTGTAGCAGATACAGCTCCCTGGCGAAGGAGTCGCTGGGAGAATGGGCCAAACACCTGGTCTTGGATGGACATAGTTTCTCTTTGGAATTGGGAACAGAATGTAGCAAAACCAGATTCCAGTGGACTCGTCATGGATCTTGTCCCCTCGACATGTCAGTCATAGAGGAGGGGACTCCACCTCCGTGGCCACAGCGCCTTATCTTCAATCTTCAGTCCACTTAGAAGCAACAGTTTTGAATTCTAGTAGTTTTGATTCAAAGTGCAGATAATGAGGTTTCGGTAAGAAGAGTTATAGGCCTCGCCAGCCTCTGTAGCGGCCGAGGGGTTTCAGCTCCCTCTGCTGGGAAGTGTGGCTCCTGCCTGGTCCCGGCTGTTTCAGATGCGGCAGCAGCGGCCTTGTTTCAGCTCCTCTCCTGTTGTCAGAGTTGGTGTTGGCAAGTCTCTCCTTCCTTTAGCTTCTCTCTGAGCAGCGGGAGTTTCCACGGAGCAGGCTCTGGTATTAGCTAAATTACAGGTGACGCAGGCTGTGCTCCTGACTAATACACTAtaattggctttttctttttttaaacaatggtGTGCATGTGCAGATGACAAACTTATATGCCAGGTTACACAAGGATTTACTCCTAAACTGCATGACTGTTCAGATGGCTGAGTTGTTGGTTGTTTGCCTCTCattagcatatttatttttattttctcaacagATGTTAAGGTACAACTGTGTTTTTCTTGATATCTAAAAACCATAGTACTTAAGTTGAACAGTTGTGAAGATGTCTCCTTAATTGTGTAAAGCATTGTGTTGTCATCACTTCAGCTGATACTCTCATGTACGAGGTCTGACTGCTGCTGCTTCTCATTGGACGTGTGAGCCAGTTTCAGCTCTACCCCTACACAAATATAGCTCCTTAAAAGTACTCTTCTCCTCCAGTGACGTGGTTATCTAATCAAGACACCTCATTCAAACATAACCTGCCTttgggaaatttattttaaataattttcaaagaaatgcaACATCTTATCTGGCTTTCTTACTAGGTGCTTTATGGAGGCCAGTGTAATATAAAACGTGTTGTAAAAGGAGAGAAATCACTCCTCTACTGCCTTTGTCCtgaagaaaacatttcttttcaaGATGAGAGACTCATGGAAGGAAAGTTAAAAGCTTTTGGCTTTCCGTTTCATTCCTTCCATTAGGGGGAAAAAGCACCTGTACAACAAGTGAGTACAGCCGGACAGCTGGGAATGGAGTGGGCAGGTTTTTAATTGTGAGGTTATCTTGCAAAGTCGCGAACAGTGCAGTCTGGGAGCTCAGGCTCCTCGAGGCCCCCTTAGCCATTAGCTTCCAACGCTGCTGGCGTCCTTGGGGAGCGAGCCCCTTGTTGAGTGATGGAAAAACCGTCTTCTCCCTTGTGAAGAACAGCCTCCAGAGTTGCTTCTGTGATATGAGAGGTGAAAGTTTCATAGAGGCAGGTTGAATAAATCACTGTCTTTATAACTAAGGAAGAGCCGCTTGCAACACAACCAACAAGAAGctgctttattttcattctgaAGAGCGGTATCAATGCAGCATGGACTGCTGCAGCGAGCTGCCACATCTGTACCCAGGCCCATCCTTCCCAGTGGCAGGTGTAGAGTCAGGCTCaatcctgtgccccctcccctcttGCCACCCCCTGCAGTAAGTACGCGTTATACAACTTCTGGCCCCTAATGGCATAAAAATGAAAGTTTCCTCTACCGTCCACGCACAATTAGGAACCTGCTAGTAAGTCCTCTACTTcaagaggagaaataaaaagaccAGTTTTGAAAGGAAGAGAATTGAGTCCATTTTATGAGTATAATAGTTTGGGCCAGAAATCTGTTCACATCTACCCTCAAAGTAGACACAGGGTCACAGACTATATGTGACTTTGGAGATGTTCTGTTTATCCTGAGTTGGCAGACACATGGGCCACATTAGGTTTGAAAGCCTTATAGCCCAAAAGGGTAAAAGCCTTACGGTTGAAATAAAGGTGTTTGCCCTTTTCTACCTATAAAACACAAGAGGGCAGTGCAGCAAGACAGTTGTTCACTAAAATTGTTCTGTCCACTCTGCTCCAAACAGCCACAAACAAGGTATTTTATATGTCTGCCCACCCATGCCTAGAACAAGAATTTTCCAAGACTGGGTGACTGTGGCTTCACCCCCTCACGCGGGCAGCAGTTCGTCCTGTAACCAGATCCCCTGTGCTCTAGTCACTGCTGGGCCTGCGACTGCAGCAAATGGTCCTCAGCGTCTAGGCCTCCGAGACGATCAGGTCTCTGGTGACTTGAAAAGCTGCGATGAGGGAACTCAGCTGAATCTTCTCGCTGGTGCCCACAGAAAGTCTGTACCTAAATGAGATCAAAAGGTCAGAGCAGAGAATACCACACACAGCAACCCTTCGACAAGAAAAGAAAGATCAAAGACAACACCTGAAGGAGGCGAGGAGGTCATGAAAACTGATCCTGGATGTCACCTTGTATGTGTCCTCTAACATTTTCTTCTGTCCTAAACACTCATAATTTTTTCTCACCAATTTGAAGGAAAAATTAAGTCTAAAAAACTGTCAGCAGTGTTCTGAACTTAACTTTGTTCTAGCTCTATAAAGAGATGCAGTTTATGTGATTAAGGATTATTTCTTCACCTACAAATGGCACTGGGGAGTTGTAATGAAGATTTCcttcctctgacttcactgggaAGTGTGGCTGATATGCCTGTGGTTCTGTGGTATAGTCGGTAAGCAGGATGCTGCCATTTCATCTtgccaccttttatttttttatatatttttaaaaatattttttttattgatttcagagaagaagggagagagctagagagatagaaacatcaatgatgaaaatcattgattggctgcctcctggagggcgggggggatggagcctgcaatccaggcatgtgcccttggccagacatgaacctgggaccctttagtccgcaggccaacactctatccactgagccaaaccagctagggctcatcttGTCACCTTTTAAGCGGTTAAGCCATTGAAAGCAAGATCATATTCACAAGTA
The sequence above is drawn from the Myotis daubentonii chromosome 19, mMyoDau2.1, whole genome shotgun sequence genome and encodes:
- the WSB2 gene encoding WD repeat and SOCS box-containing protein 2 isoform X1, producing MGNQQRGVPELSNHGGMWPLATVTAPGHLSGSSLPESHPCHEEPLLLAELKPGRPHQFDWKSSCETWSVAFSPDGSWFAWSQGHCIVKLIPWPLEEQFIPKGFEAKSRSSKNDTKGRGSPKEKTLDCGQIVWGLAFSPWPSPPSRKLWARHHPPGPDASCLILATGLNDGQIKIWEVQTGLLLLNLSGHQDVVRDLSFTPSGSLILVSASRDKTLRIWDLNKHGKQIQVLSGHLQWVYCCSISPDCSMLCSAAGEKSVFLWSMRSYTLIRKLEGHQSSVVSCDFSPDSALLVTASYDTNVIMWDPYTGERLRSLHHAQLEPPMDDSDVHISSLRSVCFSPEGLYLATVADDRLLRIWALELKTPIAFAPMTNGLCCTFFPHGGVIATGTRDGHVQFWTAPRVLSSLKHLCRKALRSFLTTYQVLALPIPKKMKEFLTYRTL
- the WSB2 gene encoding WD repeat and SOCS box-containing protein 2 isoform X2; translated protein: MLSPVPEEPLLLAELKPGRPHQFDWKSSCETWSVAFSPDGSWFAWSQGHCIVKLIPWPLEEQFIPKGFEAKSRSSKNDTKGRGSPKEKTLDCGQIVWGLAFSPWPSPPSRKLWARHHPPGPDASCLILATGLNDGQIKIWEVQTGLLLLNLSGHQDVVRDLSFTPSGSLILVSASRDKTLRIWDLNKHGKQIQVLSGHLQWVYCCSISPDCSMLCSAAGEKSVFLWSMRSYTLIRKLEGHQSSVVSCDFSPDSALLVTASYDTNVIMWDPYTGERLRSLHHAQLEPPMDDSDVHISSLRSVCFSPEGLYLATVADDRLLRIWALELKTPIAFAPMTNGLCCTFFPHGGVIATGTRDGHVQFWTAPRVLSSLKHLCRKALRSFLTTYQVLALPIPKKMKEFLTYRTL
- the WSB2 gene encoding WD repeat and SOCS box-containing protein 2 isoform X3, giving the protein MEAGEEPLLLAELKPGRPHQFDWKSSCETWSVAFSPDGSWFAWSQGHCIVKLIPWPLEEQFIPKGFEAKSRSSKNDTKGRGSPKEKTLDCGQIVWGLAFSPWPSPPSRKLWARHHPPGPDASCLILATGLNDGQIKIWEVQTGLLLLNLSGHQDVVRDLSFTPSGSLILVSASRDKTLRIWDLNKHGKQIQVLSGHLQWVYCCSISPDCSMLCSAAGEKSVFLWSMRSYTLIRKLEGHQSSVVSCDFSPDSALLVTASYDTNVIMWDPYTGERLRSLHHAQLEPPMDDSDVHISSLRSVCFSPEGLYLATVADDRLLRIWALELKTPIAFAPMTNGLCCTFFPHGGVIATGTRDGHVQFWTAPRVLSSLKHLCRKALRSFLTTYQVLALPIPKKMKEFLTYRTL